A window of the Hordeum vulgare subsp. vulgare chromosome 5H, MorexV3_pseudomolecules_assembly, whole genome shotgun sequence genome harbors these coding sequences:
- the LOC123399517 gene encoding cell division cycle 20.2, cofactor of APC complex-like, whose translation MDAGSRSISSGKNRAGAVQRPPLQEAGSRPYMPSLSTRNPSAKCYGDRFIPDRSAMDMDVAHYLLTEGKKDKENAAASPSKEAYRRLLAEKLLNNRTRILAFRNKPPEPEKVFAADTVSSHQAKPSKQRRYIPQSAERTLDAPDLVDDYYLNLMDWGSRDVLSIALGDTMYLWDASSGSTSELMTVEEDNGPITSVSWAPDGQHLAIGLNSSDIQLWDTSSNRLLRTLKGVHESRVGSLAWNDNILTTGCMDGRIVNNDVRIRDHAVQTYQGHSQEVCGLKWSGSGQQLASGGNDNLLHIWDASMASSMPSPGRNQWLHRLEDHMAAVKALAWCPFQSNLLATGGGASDRCIKFWNTHTGACLNSVDTGSQVCSLLWNKNERELLSSHGFTHNQLTLWKYPSMVKMAELSGHTSRVLFMAQSPDGCTVASASADETLRFWDVFGTPEVAKPAPKASHTGMFNSFKHIR comes from the exons ATGGATGCAGGCTCCCGCTCGATCTCCTCCGGCAAGAACCGCGCCGGCGCCGTGCAGCGGCCACCGCTCCAGGAGGCCGGATCCCGCCCCTACATGCCGTCGCTGAGCACGCGCAACCCGTCGGCCAAGTGCTAC GGGGACAGGTTCATCCCGGACCGGTCGGCGATGGACATGGACGTGGCGCACTACCTGCTCACGGAGggaaagaaggacaaggagaacgcGGCGGCATCCCCGTCCAAGGAGGCCTACCGGAGGCTGCTCGCCGAGAAGCTGCTCAACAACCGGACGCGGATCCTCGCCTTCAGGAACAAGCCGCCGGAGCCGGAGAAGGTCTTCGCTgccgacacggtttcttctcacCAGGCTAAGCCGTCCAAGCAGAGGCGCTACATTCCCCAG TCTGCCGAGAGGACTCTTGATGCACCGGACCTCGTCGACGACTACTACCTCAACCTAATGGACTGGGGGAGCAGGGACGTGCTGTCCATTGCGCTGGGCGACACCATGTACCTGTGGGACGCCTCAAGTGGATCCACATCTGAGCTTATGACAGTCGAGGAGGACAACGGCCCCATCACCAGCGTCAGCTGGGCTCCTGATGGCCAGCATCTTGCTATTGGGCTCAACTCGTCTGACATCCAGCTCTGGGACACCAGCTCCAACCGCCTG TTGAGAACTCTGAAAGGTGTGCACGAGTCAAGGGTGGGTTCGCTGGCATGGAACGACAACATCCTGACGACCGGCTGCATGGACGGCAGGATCGTGAACAACGACGTGAGGATCAGGGACCATGCCGTGCAGACGTACCAGGGGCATAGCCAGGAGGTGTGCGGGCTCAAGTGGTCTGGCTCAGGGCAGCAGCTGGCGAGCGGTGGCAACGACAACCTTCTGCACATTTGGGATGCGTCGATGGCATCCTCTATGCCATCCCCAGGCCGCAACCAGTGGCTGCACAGGCTGGAGGACCACATGGCCGCCGTGAAGGCGCTTGCATGGTGCCCATTCCAGAGCAACCTGCTGGCGACCGGCGGTGGCGCTAGCGACCGGTGCATCAAGTTCTGGAACACGCACACGGGCGCATGCCTCAACTCGGTTGATACCGGGTCGCAGGTGTGCTCTCTTCTGTGGAACAAGAACGAGAGGGAGCTGCTGAGCTCACACGGGTTCACGCACAACCAGCTGACATTGTGGAAGTACCCTTCGATGGTCAAGATGGCCGAACTCAGTGGCCATACCTCCCGTGTTCTTTTCATGGCACAG AGTCCTGACGGTTGCACGGTAGCATCGGCTTCTGCGGACGAGACCCTCCGCTTCTGGGACGTGTTTGGCACTCCTGAGGTGGCCAAGCCTGCGCCCAAGGCTTCCCACACCGGCATGTTCAACAGCTTCAAACATATCCGATAA